A stretch of the Equus caballus isolate H_3958 breed thoroughbred chromosome X, TB-T2T, whole genome shotgun sequence genome encodes the following:
- the EIF1AX gene encoding eukaryotic translation initiation factor 1A, X-chromosomal: protein MPKNKGKGGKNRRRGKNENESEKRELVFKEDGQEYAQVIKMLGNGRLEAMCFDGIKRLCHIRGKLRKKVWINTSDIILVGLRDYQDNKADVILKYNADEARSLKAYGELPEHAKINETDTFGPGDDDEIQFDDIGDDDEDIDDI, encoded by the exons ATGCCCAAGAATAAAG GTAAAGGAGGTAAAAATAGACGCAGAGGTAAGAATGAAAATGAATCTGAAAAAAGAGAGCTGGTGTTCAAAGAAGATGGACAAG AGTATGCTCAAGTAATCAAAATGTTGGGAAATGGACGATTAGAAGCGATGTGTTTTGATGGCATAAAGAGGTTATGTCACATCAGAGGGAAATTGAGAAAAAAG GTTTGGATAAATACCTCAGACATCATATTGGTCGGTCTCCGAGACTACCag GATAATAAAGctgatgtaattttaaaatacaatgcaGATGAAGCTAGAAGTCTGAAGGCATATGGCGAGCTTCCAGAACATG ctaaaatcaatgaaactgataCATTTGGTCCTGGAGATGATGACGAAATCCAGTTTGATGACATTGGAGATGATGATGAAGACATCGATGAC ATCTAA